A window of the Synechococcus sp. LTW-R genome harbors these coding sequences:
- the folD gene encoding bifunctional methylenetetrahydrofolate dehydrogenase/methenyltetrahydrofolate cyclohydrolase FolD: protein MAQRLDGRQLAAALEERLERVVAERMAQAGRPPGLAVLRVGDDPASGVYVANKEKACSRIGITNLGAHLPADTPAAEVLSTIQRLNADPAVDGILLQLPLPAGLDERPLLAAIDPEKDADGLHTLNLGRLLKGEPGPRSCTPAGVMALLDAAGVELSGKRAVVVGRSILVGQPMALMLQAANATVSIGHSRTQDLAALTRQADVLVVAAGRPRMIGAEHVKPGAVVVDVGIHRLPSEPGEKAKLCGDVRFEEVEPIASAISPVPGGVGPMTVTLLLVNTVASWCQRCGLDQPLADLLP, encoded by the coding sequence ATGGCTCAGCGTCTCGACGGTCGTCAGTTGGCTGCTGCGTTGGAGGAGCGGCTTGAGCGGGTTGTGGCTGAACGGATGGCCCAGGCGGGGCGTCCCCCTGGCCTCGCCGTGCTGCGGGTGGGGGATGACCCCGCCAGTGGGGTCTATGTCGCCAATAAAGAGAAAGCCTGCAGCCGCATCGGCATCACCAACCTTGGGGCCCATCTGCCCGCAGACACCCCAGCAGCGGAGGTGTTGAGCACGATTCAACGGCTCAATGCCGATCCGGCTGTCGATGGAATTTTGCTGCAGCTCCCCCTGCCGGCGGGGTTGGACGAGCGGCCGCTGTTGGCGGCGATCGACCCCGAGAAGGACGCCGATGGGCTCCACACCCTGAATCTCGGCCGACTGTTGAAGGGCGAACCCGGCCCCCGCAGTTGCACCCCCGCCGGTGTCATGGCGCTGCTGGACGCCGCTGGCGTCGAGCTCTCCGGCAAGCGGGCCGTGGTGGTCGGCCGCAGCATCCTGGTGGGCCAGCCCATGGCCTTGATGCTCCAGGCCGCGAATGCCACGGTGAGCATTGGTCATTCCCGCACCCAGGACTTGGCGGCCCTCACCCGCCAGGCCGATGTCCTGGTGGTGGCGGCGGGTCGCCCTCGGATGATTGGCGCGGAACACGTCAAACCCGGGGCCGTTGTGGTGGATGTCGGCATCCATCGCCTGCCGAGTGAGCCGGGTGAGAAGGCGAAGTTGTGCGGCGATGTCCGCTTTGAAGAGGTGGAGCCGATCGCCAGCGCCATCAGCCCGGTGCCAGGCGGTGTCGGTCCGATGACCGTGACCCTGCTGCTGGTGAACACCGTGGCCAGCTGGTGCCAACGCTGCGGTTTGGATCAGCCCTTGGCGGATTTGCTCCCATAG
- a CDS encoding HDIG domain-containing metalloprotein, with protein sequence MPRQVLTPWKRGASTGVVLMALVVALVSSWPWLVEPSLRPGIPAPFTAKAPKAATVVDSDALEQRRSQLGVRTYVQVVDERQSQDLEARLDRQLEAISRLAASDQEQVAPIDIAPAERAWLKRSSRRQLLRWEGELRQAQSRMLRQGVVGNVARQQLVKAARHQLEGMPEPELGLGARLIANSLQGRTNLRIDAALSQRMLEELLTQQGIPTIQVSKGELIARQGEPISKQAYAVLDYFGLVNRRPLIGAWLLHFSEALAAASVMVLLIRNRRVSLEPRQALLALGLLALVQGLKLWLGAAASPLALLVPPTLLLAQGLGTTAGLAWLAMASLLWPLPLSPFFDQRILIAAAVAAITAVLADRQRNRAQLLQLALLVPLGALLAEWLLLQLELFRGVREGGLPIGADLTGEALVLGGLLLGVLLIGPMVESFFGLLTRSRLMELADLERPLLRRLSCEAPGTFEHTLMICGLAEEGARSIGADIDLTRTGALYHDVGKLHGPQWFIENQEGGDNPHDQLDDPQLSAGILQAHVDEGLKLAKRYRLPKPLADFIPEHQGTLKMGYFLHEARRRDPNIREEDFRYRGPTPRSRETAVLMLADGCEAALRSLPPDTSEAQARDVVRSIVEARWRDGQLTGSGLTPAELELLVRAFVRVWRRMRHRRIPYPIPARKSFSA encoded by the coding sequence ATGCCGCGTCAGGTGCTCACCCCCTGGAAGCGCGGCGCCAGCACGGGGGTGGTCTTGATGGCCCTAGTGGTGGCCCTGGTCTCCAGCTGGCCCTGGTTGGTGGAGCCGAGCCTGCGGCCGGGAATTCCGGCTCCGTTTACGGCCAAGGCGCCGAAGGCCGCCACGGTGGTGGACTCCGATGCCCTCGAGCAACGGCGCTCCCAGCTGGGGGTACGGACCTATGTCCAGGTGGTCGATGAGCGCCAGAGCCAGGACCTCGAGGCGCGGCTGGATCGCCAACTCGAGGCCATCAGCCGCCTGGCGGCGAGTGATCAAGAGCAGGTCGCACCAATCGATATCGCCCCGGCGGAGCGTGCCTGGCTCAAGCGCTCCAGCCGCCGCCAGCTGCTGCGCTGGGAGGGTGAACTGCGCCAGGCGCAATCGCGCATGTTGCGCCAAGGGGTGGTCGGCAATGTGGCTCGCCAGCAGTTGGTGAAGGCGGCTCGCCATCAATTGGAAGGAATGCCCGAGCCGGAACTGGGCCTCGGCGCTCGCCTGATCGCCAATTCACTCCAGGGGCGCACCAACCTGCGCATCGACGCGGCCCTCAGTCAGCGGATGCTGGAGGAGCTCCTGACCCAACAGGGCATCCCCACCATCCAGGTGAGCAAGGGTGAACTGATTGCCCGGCAGGGGGAACCGATCAGCAAGCAGGCCTACGCGGTGCTGGATTACTTCGGCCTGGTAAACCGCCGGCCCCTGATTGGCGCCTGGTTGCTGCACTTCAGCGAAGCCTTGGCCGCCGCCAGCGTGATGGTGCTGCTGATCCGCAACCGCCGGGTCAGCCTCGAGCCCCGGCAGGCCCTGCTCGCCCTCGGCTTGCTGGCCCTGGTCCAAGGGCTGAAGCTCTGGCTCGGTGCCGCCGCAAGCCCCCTGGCCCTCTTGGTTCCGCCCACGTTGCTGCTCGCCCAAGGGCTGGGCACCACCGCTGGTCTGGCCTGGCTGGCGATGGCGAGCCTGCTTTGGCCGCTGCCCCTCTCGCCCTTTTTTGACCAGCGGATCCTGATCGCCGCGGCCGTGGCCGCGATCACCGCCGTCCTGGCGGATCGCCAGCGCAACCGGGCTCAACTGCTGCAACTGGCCCTGCTCGTTCCCCTCGGAGCCCTGCTGGCGGAATGGCTCCTGCTGCAACTGGAGCTCTTCCGCGGTGTACGCGAGGGGGGCCTGCCGATTGGAGCGGACCTCACCGGTGAAGCGCTGGTGCTGGGGGGTCTGCTGCTGGGGGTCCTGCTGATCGGCCCCATGGTCGAGAGCTTTTTTGGTCTACTCACCCGCAGCCGCCTGATGGAGTTGGCGGATCTCGAGCGACCCCTGCTGCGGCGCCTGTCCTGCGAAGCGCCGGGCACCTTTGAGCACACCCTGATGATCTGCGGCCTGGCGGAGGAGGGAGCCCGCTCCATCGGCGCCGATATCGACTTGACCCGCACCGGGGCGCTGTATCACGACGTGGGCAAACTCCATGGCCCCCAGTGGTTCATCGAAAACCAGGAAGGGGGCGACAACCCCCACGACCAACTCGATGACCCTCAACTGAGTGCCGGGATCCTCCAGGCCCACGTGGATGAGGGGCTCAAGCTCGCGAAGCGCTACCGGCTGCCGAAACCCTTGGCGGACTTCATCCCGGAGCACCAGGGCACCTTGAAGATGGGCTACTTCCTGCATGAAGCCCGCCGGCGCGACCCCAACATCCGCGAAGAGGACTTCCGCTACCGCGGCCCCACCCCCCGCAGCCGCGAAACGGCGGTCCTGATGCTGGCCGACGGTTGTGAAGCCGCCCTGCGCTCCCTGCCCCCTGACACCAGCGAGGCCCAAGCCCGTGATGTGGTGCGCAGCATCGTGGAAGCCCGCTGGCGCGACGGGCAACTCACAGGCAGTGGCCTGACCCCGGCAGAGTTGGAGCTATTGGTCCGCGCCTTTGTCCGGGTGTGGCGGCGGATGCGCCATCGCCGCATCCCCTATCCGATTCCCGCCCGCAAGAGTTTCAGCGCCTGA
- a CDS encoding Rieske 2Fe-2S domain-containing protein, whose amino-acid sequence MSSNRWQNAWFPVAFLRDLDRDRPTPFTLVGQDLVLWFDRHASAWRAFSDVCPHRLVPLSDGRLNASGELECPYHGWTFDGSGQCTAQPQAEAGSGISGRSHCRSFATASAQGLLFVFSGPSEEASEQPLPLVPVLEDAGWVVQDTFRDLPMDALTLLENVLDASHVPFTHHATVGRRENAAPVNLALTAFDRDGFSGLWEEGPRRGKLGSQHTRFLAPGLMWHDLTAKGFARILTVVYAVPTRAGECRLIARFPFQFRSPWPGRLLRLRPQWLQHIGNHTVLEDDQLFLHWQERVIEQRGGRHDALRQYHLPTQADLYVRALHDWVNRYGGEPFPGQRLPARQNRQDLMERFEAHTRHCRSCSGADQRLKRLQPICWILVAVAGLTAAWSSPGISGALALTAGVALALAAWRIRRWRQLLRAGSGLPPRNR is encoded by the coding sequence ATGTCCTCCAACCGCTGGCAGAACGCCTGGTTCCCGGTGGCGTTTCTGCGGGACCTCGATCGCGATCGCCCCACCCCCTTCACCTTGGTCGGCCAGGACCTTGTGCTCTGGTTCGACCGGCACGCGAGCGCTTGGCGAGCCTTTTCCGATGTCTGCCCGCACCGACTCGTTCCGCTCTCCGACGGACGCCTGAACGCCTCCGGTGAACTGGAGTGTCCGTATCACGGTTGGACCTTTGATGGCTCGGGCCAGTGCACGGCCCAACCTCAGGCGGAAGCCGGCAGCGGCATCAGTGGACGCAGCCACTGCCGCTCCTTCGCGACGGCCAGCGCCCAGGGATTGCTGTTCGTCTTCAGCGGCCCTAGCGAAGAGGCGAGCGAGCAGCCCCTGCCGCTGGTGCCGGTGCTCGAGGACGCGGGCTGGGTCGTGCAGGACACCTTCCGGGACCTGCCGATGGATGCCTTGACCCTGCTGGAGAACGTGCTGGATGCCAGCCACGTTCCCTTTACCCACCACGCCACGGTCGGACGCCGGGAGAACGCCGCGCCGGTCAACCTCGCCTTAACGGCCTTTGATCGCGACGGCTTTAGCGGCCTCTGGGAAGAGGGCCCGAGGCGGGGAAAGCTCGGCAGCCAGCACACCCGCTTCCTGGCTCCAGGCCTGATGTGGCATGACCTCACCGCCAAGGGGTTTGCCCGGATCTTGACGGTCGTCTACGCGGTGCCGACCCGAGCCGGCGAATGCCGCTTGATCGCCCGCTTCCCCTTCCAATTCCGTTCCCCCTGGCCGGGGCGCCTGCTGCGCCTGCGTCCCCAATGGCTCCAGCACATCGGTAATCACACCGTGCTGGAGGACGACCAACTGTTTCTGCATTGGCAGGAGCGGGTGATCGAGCAGCGGGGCGGCCGGCATGACGCCCTGCGCCAGTACCACCTGCCGACCCAGGCCGACCTCTATGTCCGAGCCCTCCATGACTGGGTGAATCGCTACGGCGGCGAGCCGTTCCCCGGCCAACGCCTACCGGCGCGGCAAAACCGTCAGGACCTGATGGAACGTTTTGAGGCCCACACCCGCCATTGCCGCAGCTGTTCCGGCGCCGATCAACGGTTGAAACGTCTACAACCGATCTGCTGGATCCTGGTGGCCGTGGCCGGGCTGACTGCGGCCTGGAGTAGTCCTGGGATCTCTGGAGCGCTCGCTCTGACGGCGGGCGTCGCCCTGGCCCTCGCCGCCTGGCGCATTCGGCGCTGGCGCCAACTGCTGCGCGCCGGCTCGGGTTTGCCTCCCCGCAACCGCTAG
- a CDS encoding RluA family pseudouridine synthase — MPALFDPAWLLHADPALLVLEKPSGLLSQPGLGPGLSASLITGVQSQWPEARLVHRLDRDTSGLMVVARSAAVHRQLSVAFADRQMEKRYVADVSGVPTEGQGWIEFPIAKRQHRPPLYGVDPAGKPCRTGWQLLDQHSSCSRLALQPLTGRSHQLRVHLQALGHPILGDPLYGETPAARLHLHACALAFSHPSDGRWMAFESAVPFVLP, encoded by the coding sequence GTGCCTGCGTTGTTCGATCCCGCTTGGTTGCTGCATGCCGACCCGGCGCTGTTGGTGCTCGAGAAGCCCAGTGGTTTGCTGTCCCAGCCGGGTCTCGGTCCAGGGTTGTCGGCATCCTTGATCACGGGGGTGCAGTCCCAGTGGCCTGAAGCACGCTTGGTCCATCGCCTTGATCGCGACACCTCGGGCCTGATGGTCGTGGCCCGATCCGCGGCGGTCCATCGGCAGCTGAGCGTGGCCTTTGCCGATCGGCAGATGGAGAAGCGCTATGTGGCCGACGTGTCCGGCGTGCCCACCGAGGGGCAGGGCTGGATCGAGTTCCCCATCGCCAAGCGGCAACACCGGCCGCCGCTCTATGGCGTCGATCCTGCGGGAAAACCCTGCCGGACGGGATGGCAGCTGTTGGACCAGCATTCGAGCTGCAGTCGACTGGCCTTGCAGCCCTTGACCGGTCGCTCCCACCAGCTGCGCGTGCATCTGCAGGCGTTGGGGCATCCGATCTTGGGGGATCCGCTCTATGGCGAGACGCCGGCAGCGCGGTTGCATTTGCACGCCTGCGCCTTGGCGTTCAGTCACCCCAGTGATGGTCGCTGGATGGCCTTTGAGTCCGCCGTGCCATTTGTCCTGCCCTAG
- a CDS encoding cell division protein SepF, producing MDPFLPRSEQDTPGWGPEVIVIHPPSFDAVQEAITALQDQATVVVNLSALPENQLQRAVDFLSGAAVALDAQQVRLGERVFLYAPHYVQLNRA from the coding sequence ATGGACCCGTTTCTTCCGCGATCTGAGCAGGACACTCCGGGCTGGGGCCCGGAGGTGATCGTGATCCATCCGCCCAGTTTTGATGCGGTGCAGGAGGCGATCACAGCCCTGCAGGACCAGGCCACGGTGGTGGTCAACTTGAGCGCGTTGCCCGAGAACCAGCTGCAGCGGGCGGTGGACTTTCTCTCGGGTGCAGCGGTGGCCCTCGATGCCCAGCAGGTGCGACTGGGCGAGCGGGTCTTTCTCTATGCCCCCCATTACGTCCAGCTGAATCGGGCTTGA
- a CDS encoding AbrB family transcriptional regulator: protein MLTGSDLLSKVKELGDVSKSDLVRSCGYVSNKKDGSERLNFTAFYEALLEAKGLSIGGGGGGTGKGGRKLSYVATVQGNGNLLVGKAYTALLGLEPGDEFEIKLGRKQIKLIPAGAEAEED, encoded by the coding sequence ATGCTCACCGGATCTGATCTTCTCTCCAAGGTCAAAGAGCTGGGTGATGTCAGCAAGTCTGATCTTGTGCGCTCCTGCGGTTACGTCAGCAACAAGAAGGATGGTTCGGAGCGTCTGAACTTCACCGCGTTTTATGAGGCATTGCTGGAGGCCAAGGGCCTGAGCATTGGCGGTGGTGGCGGCGGCACCGGCAAGGGTGGCCGCAAACTCAGCTATGTCGCCACGGTTCAGGGCAATGGCAACCTCCTGGTCGGCAAGGCCTACACGGCCCTGCTCGGTCTGGAGCCCGGTGACGAATTCGAGATCAAGCTCGGCCGCAAGCAGATCAAACTGATCCCTGCAGGCGCTGAAGCCGAAGAGGACTGA
- a CDS encoding DUF427 domain-containing protein, with translation MPERVCEYPRPPALQASSQHIVVRAFGQLLAETQSSFRVLETFHPPTYYLPAESFAEGALVPAGGRSFCEWKGIASYFDIDFGDRCLAKAAWSYANPTPSFDPIAGWIALYPGLMDGCWIDGELVRPQPGGFYGGWITSGVEGPFKGDPNHPELI, from the coding sequence ATGCCAGAACGCGTTTGCGAATACCCCCGGCCCCCGGCTCTGCAGGCCTCCAGCCAGCACATCGTGGTGCGCGCCTTTGGGCAGCTCTTGGCCGAAACCCAGAGCAGTTTTCGTGTGCTGGAGACCTTCCACCCACCCACCTACTACTTGCCAGCGGAATCCTTCGCCGAAGGCGCCTTGGTGCCAGCTGGCGGCCGCAGCTTTTGTGAGTGGAAGGGGATCGCCAGCTACTTCGACATCGACTTTGGCGATCGCTGCTTAGCCAAGGCGGCCTGGAGCTATGCGAACCCCACCCCTAGCTTTGATCCCATTGCCGGATGGATTGCGCTGTATCCGGGCCTGATGGACGGCTGCTGGATCGACGGGGAGCTGGTGCGTCCGCAGCCCGGCGGTTTTTACGGCGGCTGGATTACGTCTGGGGTGGAAGGCCCCTTTAAGGGGGACCCCAATCATCCCGAGCTGATTTAG
- a CDS encoding Nif11-like leader peptide family RiPP precursor codes for MSLQQLDAFLQYARSKPELAERLKTPMDLSDLLRWAAECQFQVEESDVIAAMVREDDQLSDAELQQRAGEEARKLRNFIPG; via the coding sequence GTGTCGCTTCAGCAGTTGGACGCCTTTCTGCAGTACGCCCGCTCGAAGCCGGAGTTGGCGGAACGGCTGAAGACACCGATGGACCTCTCTGACCTGCTGCGCTGGGCGGCTGAGTGCCAGTTCCAGGTGGAGGAGTCCGATGTGATCGCGGCCATGGTGCGTGAAGACGATCAACTGAGCGACGCCGAACTCCAGCAGCGCGCTGGAGAGGAAGCGCGCAAGTTGCGCAATTTCATTCCGGGTTGA
- a CDS encoding aminotransferase class I/II-fold pyridoxal phosphate-dependent enzyme: MTSARRFQQIQTPVIPVMAQLIAATPGTLSLGQGVAPWAPPPEVIEAVQGALLNDPDLHRYGPVAGDPELRAELQHWLEQQHQIDCSGSEILITAGSNMAFQAVVQALCDPGDEVILPVPYYFNHEMAVRIAGGSPVAVDAGVIPDPDRLEQAISARTRAIVTVSPNNPSGAIVPRPVLEAINQLCARHGLIHISDEAYALFHYGAEQPWSPGAASGSGGHTVSLGSLSKSHGMAGYRIGWAVVPPDLMSALTKVQDTSLIGPPKLNQWAARAALAAGATWCHDKIAGLAARREQVLQAFNGHQPGRLLCPPNGAFYALVQVECPLSADQLMERLIREHRVALASGSSFGLHGACLRLSYGMLSGDDLGEALQRLQGGLLALS; encoded by the coding sequence ATGACCAGCGCGAGGCGCTTCCAGCAGATCCAGACACCGGTCATCCCCGTGATGGCCCAGTTGATCGCGGCGACCCCCGGGACCCTGTCGCTGGGACAAGGCGTCGCGCCCTGGGCGCCGCCACCAGAAGTGATCGAAGCCGTTCAGGGCGCCCTCCTCAACGATCCCGACCTGCATCGCTATGGACCGGTGGCCGGCGACCCGGAACTGCGGGCCGAGCTGCAGCACTGGCTCGAGCAACAGCATCAGATCGACTGCAGCGGCAGCGAAATCCTGATCACCGCCGGCAGCAACATGGCCTTCCAAGCGGTGGTGCAGGCCCTGTGTGACCCAGGGGATGAAGTCATCCTTCCGGTCCCTTATTACTTCAACCATGAGATGGCCGTCCGCATTGCCGGTGGGAGTCCGGTGGCGGTGGATGCCGGTGTGATCCCTGACCCCGATCGGCTCGAGCAGGCCATCAGCGCACGCACGCGAGCGATCGTCACGGTTTCCCCCAACAACCCCAGCGGAGCCATCGTTCCTAGGCCCGTCCTGGAGGCCATCAACCAGCTCTGCGCCCGCCACGGCCTGATCCACATCAGCGATGAGGCCTATGCCCTCTTCCACTACGGAGCCGAGCAGCCCTGGAGCCCCGGTGCGGCGAGCGGCAGCGGCGGCCACACCGTCAGCTTGGGCTCCCTCTCCAAAAGCCACGGCATGGCGGGCTATCGCATCGGCTGGGCCGTGGTGCCACCAGACTTGATGTCCGCGCTGACCAAAGTTCAGGACACGTCCCTGATCGGGCCACCGAAACTGAACCAATGGGCGGCCCGGGCGGCGTTGGCCGCAGGGGCGACCTGGTGCCACGACAAGATCGCAGGCCTCGCCGCCCGGCGGGAGCAGGTCCTCCAAGCCTTCAACGGGCATCAGCCCGGGAGGCTGCTCTGCCCACCGAACGGCGCCTTCTACGCCTTGGTCCAGGTGGAGTGCCCCCTGAGCGCCGACCAGCTCATGGAGCGGCTGATCCGCGAGCACCGCGTGGCCTTAGCTAGTGGCAGCAGCTTTGGACTTCACGGTGCCTGCCTACGCCTGAGCTACGGGATGCTCAGCGGCGACGACCTCGGCGAGGCCCTGCAGCGGCTCCAAGGGGGGCTGTTGGCCTTGAGCTAA
- a CDS encoding carbohydrate ABC transporter permease, with amino-acid sequence MAGRHQPVLLRGLQLIALLLIAVAMLVPLLWLVSTSLKGPAEDIFTSPPALFPSQPSFEAYLRLFEDNPMWGYILNSTIVSGCAVVANLLFCSLAAYPLARMRFAGRGLVLALVVATILIPFQVVMIPLYLLMVQLGLRNTLWALIIPQAATAFGIFLLRQSFAGVPVELEEAARIDGCSRLGEWWNVMIPAAKADLITLAMFVFIGTWSDFIWPLVILDDRSLYTLPLGLQQLASSFSLDWRLVAAGAVVSIVPVLVLFIGLQRFILPSATGDAVKG; translated from the coding sequence ATGGCTGGCCGTCACCAACCCGTTCTGTTGCGCGGGCTGCAGTTGATCGCCTTGCTGCTGATTGCGGTGGCAATGCTGGTGCCCCTGCTCTGGTTGGTGAGCACCTCCTTAAAGGGGCCGGCGGAAGACATCTTCACGAGCCCCCCGGCGCTCTTTCCGAGCCAGCCCAGCTTTGAGGCCTACCTGCGCTTGTTTGAGGACAACCCCATGTGGGGGTACATCCTCAACAGCACGATTGTCAGCGGCTGCGCGGTAGTCGCGAACCTGCTCTTCTGCTCCCTGGCGGCTTACCCGCTGGCGCGGATGCGCTTCGCGGGGCGGGGTCTCGTTCTGGCCCTGGTGGTGGCCACGATCCTGATCCCCTTCCAGGTGGTGATGATCCCGCTTTATCTGCTCATGGTGCAGCTGGGGCTGCGCAACACCCTGTGGGCCTTGATCATTCCCCAGGCGGCCACCGCCTTCGGCATCTTTCTGCTGCGGCAGAGCTTCGCGGGGGTGCCGGTCGAGCTCGAGGAAGCGGCCCGGATCGATGGTTGCAGCCGTCTCGGTGAGTGGTGGAACGTGATGATTCCGGCGGCCAAGGCCGATTTGATCACCCTGGCGATGTTTGTGTTCATCGGCACCTGGAGTGACTTCATCTGGCCGCTGGTGATCCTGGATGACCGGTCCCTCTACACCCTTCCGCTGGGTCTGCAGCAACTGGCCAGCAGTTTTTCCTTGGATTGGCGCCTCGTCGCCGCCGGTGCGGTCGTCTCGATCGTTCCCGTCCTGGTGCTGTTCATTGGTCTGCAGCGCTTCATCCTCCCCAGTGCCACCGGTGATGCAGTCAAAGGCTGA
- a CDS encoding 2-isopropylmalate synthase produces MARDPGRVLIFDTTLRDGEQSPGASLNLEEKLAIAQQLSRLGVDIIEAGFPFASPGDFNAVQRIAASVGTADGPVICGLARAAKGDIKACADAVAPAAHRRIHTFIATSDIHLEHKLRKSRAEVLSIAGEMVAYARSLVEDVEFSCEDAGRSDPEFMYLVIEAAIAAGATTINIPDTVGYTTPSEFGALIDGINRHVPNIDQAVISVHGHNDLGLAVANFLEAVKNGARQLECTINGIGERAGNASLEELVMAMHVRRSYFNPFLGRDASSSEPLTGIRTEEIYKTSRLVSNLTGMAVQPNKAIVGANAFAHESGIHQDGVLKNRLTYEIIDARTIGLADNRISLGKLSGRSAFRARLEELGYNLEREDLDDAFARFKELADRKREISDRDLEAIVSEQVQQQDQATYSLKLVQVSTGTSLQPTATVTLVNSDGAELTEAAIGTGPVDAVCQALNQLARVPNELVEFSVKSVTEGIDAMGEVTIRLRADGVLYSGHAADTDIVVAAAQAFVNALNRLVAGSQRSPLHPQKAPLPVGDLTPADRPRL; encoded by the coding sequence ATGGCCCGCGATCCCGGCCGGGTATTGATCTTCGACACGACCCTGCGCGATGGGGAGCAATCCCCTGGGGCCAGCCTCAACCTCGAGGAGAAGCTGGCGATCGCCCAGCAGCTGTCCCGGCTTGGCGTCGACATCATCGAGGCGGGGTTTCCGTTCGCGAGTCCTGGTGACTTCAATGCGGTGCAGCGCATCGCCGCCAGCGTGGGCACGGCCGATGGCCCCGTGATCTGTGGCCTGGCCCGGGCGGCCAAGGGCGACATCAAGGCCTGCGCCGATGCGGTGGCGCCGGCCGCCCATCGCCGCATCCACACCTTTATCGCCACCAGCGACATCCACCTCGAGCACAAGCTCCGCAAGAGCCGTGCTGAGGTGCTGAGCATCGCCGGTGAGATGGTGGCCTACGCCCGCTCCCTGGTGGAGGACGTCGAGTTCTCCTGCGAGGACGCCGGCCGCTCCGATCCGGAGTTCATGTACCTGGTGATCGAGGCGGCGATTGCCGCCGGGGCCACCACCATCAACATCCCGGACACCGTCGGCTACACGACCCCATCGGAATTTGGCGCCTTGATCGACGGGATCAACCGCCATGTGCCCAACATCGATCAGGCGGTCATCTCAGTCCACGGCCACAACGATCTGGGTTTGGCTGTCGCCAACTTCCTGGAGGCCGTGAAGAACGGAGCCCGCCAGCTCGAGTGCACGATCAACGGGATCGGCGAGCGGGCCGGCAATGCCTCCTTGGAGGAGCTGGTGATGGCGATGCATGTGCGCCGCAGCTACTTCAATCCCTTCCTGGGCCGCGACGCCAGCAGCAGCGAACCGCTCACCGGCATCCGCACCGAGGAGATCTACAAAACCTCCCGCCTGGTCAGCAATCTCACCGGCATGGCGGTGCAGCCCAACAAGGCGATCGTCGGCGCCAACGCCTTTGCCCACGAAAGTGGCATCCACCAAGACGGGGTTCTCAAGAACCGCCTGACCTACGAAATCATCGATGCCCGCACCATCGGTCTGGCCGATAACCGCATCTCCTTGGGCAAGCTGAGCGGTCGCAGTGCCTTCCGCGCGCGCTTGGAGGAGCTCGGCTACAACCTCGAGCGCGAGGACCTCGACGATGCCTTTGCCCGCTTCAAGGAGTTGGCGGACCGCAAGCGTGAGATCTCCGACCGCGATCTCGAGGCCATCGTCAGTGAGCAGGTTCAGCAGCAAGACCAGGCGACCTACAGCTTGAAGCTGGTGCAGGTCAGCACCGGCACCAGCCTGCAACCCACCGCCACCGTCACCCTCGTCAATAGCGATGGCGCCGAGCTGACCGAGGCCGCGATCGGCACCGGGCCGGTGGATGCGGTCTGCCAGGCCCTCAACCAGCTCGCCCGTGTCCCCAACGAACTGGTGGAGTTTTCCGTGAAGTCCGTCACCGAAGGCATCGATGCCATGGGTGAGGTCACGATTCGTCTGCGGGCCGATGGGGTGCTCTATTCCGGCCATGCCGCCGACACCGACATCGTCGTGGCGGCGGCCCAGGCCTTCGTCAATGCCCTGAACCGCCTCGTGGCAGGCAGCCAGCGCTCTCCCCTGCATCCCCAGAAAGCCCCATTGCCGGTGGGTGACTTAACGCCCGCCGATCGCCCGCGTCTTTGA
- a CDS encoding NYN domain-containing protein — protein MQLALAVDGHSMFYVQQKLGWFFDPRRLLEYATAQSGVELGSAFWYTGLKDATDQRPFRDALASLGFTVRTKPLREVGHDSDQRQFARANLDVEIAIDLMAVAHRIDEVWVMSGSRDLERLLEVLRIRGLKVVLMSTEGMVPRELRNAADRFVDLSSLKPQLEKTDGH, from the coding sequence ATGCAGCTGGCTTTGGCGGTGGATGGCCACAGCATGTTTTACGTGCAGCAAAAACTGGGCTGGTTTTTTGATCCCCGCCGGCTGCTGGAGTACGCCACGGCGCAATCCGGTGTGGAGCTGGGTTCGGCCTTTTGGTACACCGGCCTGAAGGACGCCACGGACCAACGGCCGTTCCGGGATGCTCTCGCCAGCCTGGGCTTCACGGTCCGCACCAAACCCCTGCGGGAAGTTGGGCACGACTCCGATCAGCGTCAATTCGCCCGCGCCAACCTGGATGTGGAGATCGCCATTGACCTGATGGCCGTGGCCCATCGCATCGATGAGGTCTGGGTGATGAGCGGCAGCCGTGATCTCGAGCGCCTTCTCGAAGTGCTGCGGATCCGGGGTTTGAAGGTCGTCTTGATGAGCACCGAGGGCATGGTCCCTCGGGAATTGCGCAACGCGGCCGACCGTTTCGTTGACCTCTCCAGCCTGAAGCCCCAGCTGGAGAAGACCGACGGTCACTGA